Proteins found in one Apostichopus japonicus isolate 1M-3 chromosome 16, ASM3797524v1, whole genome shotgun sequence genomic segment:
- the LOC139983159 gene encoding metal cation symporter ZIP8-like gives MRAVCSFATIVLVLIELSTKGLTLQNINNDRDLREFQSSHEHEHPFVDVNICILNTEQEAWQNGGYVADMTHSDVELTVKILLKQFGCSDGIGENLSEFCNQCAMNITDHVFALVSHDNDLITESEFEDATMTLFYLFSLNNIQSTCNMSLWLTSLENYQTALLKTDGTENVLTEEELDIILEQMNQNYSPETLSKCFDVESLFSLTVDDHEAGATRDEMNKLSSFCISYLVQGFCIGSPTLVDPYAFVEDVFDQYGSQGIVSEEDFEEMLTALGVGGPPHEHEHVHTKRSAQYEGKTGRFVRAADHQHPNISEIENVTITCFNSEELWDIYGIEHEIGMTENEFQDLCPSLIQQLLRQPCNTEATTDSQDLSAKVWIYSSLSVFIISLASILGGLLFPCLPSKFYEKFLNSLISLAVAVLVGDAIIHLLPLATGLHGHEEGVVHSPLDPELAYLWKSLVAVIAVYFFYVFETLIGSFSGHDHSHSSSDHITMTRKADQENGVIPKSFSQTALTDYVDSSPEIVTVKKQNFLTRYGPVPVMIIMGDLLHNMGDGLAIGAAFTAGLGPGISTSLAVLCHEIPHELGDLGLLLKLGIKLKWALLLNYLSSISAFVGLYIGILLGQTEAARQWIFAITAGMFLYVALADMVPQISNIKEVKDPWLTFLLQNVFFLFGLAFIFAMALYEDAITVSL, from the exons ATGAGGGCCGTGTGCAGCTTTGCGACGATTGTTCTTGTCTTAATAGAATTATCGACAAAAGGGTTAActttacaaaatatcaacaatgataGAGATTTACGGGAATTTCAAAGCAGTCATGAACATGAACATCCGTTTGTAGATGTTAACATCTGCATTCTCAATACAGAACAGGAGGCGTGGCAAAATGGCGGCTACGTGGCAGATATGACGCACAGTGATGTGGAACTTACAGTCAAAATTCTTCTCAAACAGTTCGGCTGCTCGGATGGAATTGGTGAAAATTTGAGTGAATTTTGTAATCAG tgtGCCATGAACATCACTGATCACGTGTTTGCGCTGGTTAGCCATGACAATGATCTCATAACAGAATCGGAATTTGAAGATGCTACCATGACCTTGTTTTACCTGTTTTCCTTGAATAACATCCAATCAACGTGCAATATGAGTCTATGGTTGACCTCTTTGGAGAACTACCAAACCGCTTTACTTAAAACTGACGGGACGGAAAATGTCTTGACAGAGGAAGAATTGGATATTATTTTAGAGCAGATGAATCAGAACTACTCCCCCGAAACATTATCAAAG TGTTTCGATGTCGAATCATTATTTAGCCTCACTGTAGATGACCACGAAGCAGGAGCAACCAGAGATGAGATGAATAAATTATCCTCCTTCTGCATATCATATCTGGTCCAGGGATTCTGTATAGGATCACCGACGCTAGTTGATCCCTATGCGTTTGTGGAAGACGTCTTTGACCAGTATGGATCCCAAGGGATCGTCAGTGAAGAAG ACTTTGAAGAAATGCTGACAGCACTGGGTGTCGGTGGCCCACCGCATGAACATGAACATGTTCATACCAAGCGCAGTGCTCAGTACGAAGGTAAAACAGGACGATTTGTGAGGGCGGCAGACCATCAACATCCAAACATATCAGAAATTGAGAATGTGACAATAACG tgTTTCAATAGTGAGGAGCTTTGGGATATTTACGGCATCGAACATGAAATTGGAATGACTGAAAACGAATTCCAAGACCTGTGTCCATCTTTAATTCAGCAATTATTACGTCAACCATGTAACACAGAAGCTACAACTGACAGCCAGGATTTATCTGCTAAAG TTTGGATATATAGTTCCTTGTCGGTATTCATCATCAGCCTTGCCTCTATTTTAGGCGGTCTTCTGTTTCCGTGTCTTCCGTCAAAGTTTTACGAGAAATTTCTAAACTCTCTCATCTCGCTAGCCGTAGCGGTACTCGTAGGCGACGCTATTATTCATCTTCTGCCGTTG GCCACCGGTTTGCATGGTCATGAAGAGGGCGTTGTTCACTCCCCACTAGACCCAGAATTAGCCTACCTTTGGAAGTCACTGGTCGCTGTCATAGCTGTTTACTTCTTCTACGTCTTTGAGACGTTGATTGGATCTTTTTCG GGACACGACCATTCACATAGCAGCAGTGATCATATAACGATGACCAGGAAAGCTGACCAGGAGAATGGTGTCATCCCTAAATCCTTTTCACAAACAGCGCTT ACGGATTACGTTGATTCATCCCCAGAAATTGTCACAGTGAAGAAACAGAACTTTCTTACAA GGTACGGTCCTGTTCCAGTGATGATTATTATGGGTGATCTCCTACACAACATGGGGGATGGTTTAGCCATCGGTGCTGCATTCACCGCTGGTCTAGGGCCTGGTATCTCAACATCTCTAGCAGTACTATGTCATGAGATCCCACACGAGTTAG GCGATCTAGGTCTTCTCCTGAAATTAGGTATAAAGTTGAAATGGGCGCTACTTTTAAACTACTTGTCATCTATTTCCGCTTTTGTTGGTCTTTATATCGGTATCCTGCTGGGTCAGACTGAAGCGGCTAGGCAATGGATTTTTGCCATTACTGCTGGGATGTTCCTTTACGTAGCCCTGGCTGACATG GTACCACAGATATCAAACATCAAAGAAGTGAAAGATCCATGGCTGACGTTTCTGcttcaaaatgtatttttcttatTCGGTCTTGCTTTTATCTTTGCGATGGCCCTGTATGAAGATGCAATTACCGTATCtctataa